A genomic region of Antennarius striatus isolate MH-2024 chromosome 4, ASM4005453v1, whole genome shotgun sequence contains the following coding sequences:
- the plekhg7 gene encoding pleckstrin homology domain-containing family G member 7 encodes MSTLLLQDKDQDDEKKLDWGYIEWAENEVVAAGVADAQTQTDPGPFEHKGCQTSNPVIMHIDLQRAHSRWRHSSLVDNNSLEAPLSHFDRQALGRISTSPTLRRMRSTRCVLPDTWDAVKMGSTQEEPSSSEMKPLSPAHRVTSPLAVSPLSDSEPCHQLAPSCGRQRTRSQRSKTFDNGVSSTSQHCHSAHPVHSTHFEFPQSDTQEKDHFHSRLQERRRSSVVVSLPGLDVSPGDLFVSNGVADRLCSSNLSDTKKSKWPFSRRSTSKGKSQTGTASDIEKYLSTSEIQDWRNSDLQRYKDYSLVEFLRGQSFQVDPTSNAQAFKKQEAVWELFTSECVYFLDQLMVLKEVFSTTLANLQNRNYLMDINSWRLFANLSELCLVSFGFLNNLLCVIKDTLEITGGVGPTLLELLSKAFQESICHCLQKYCLNYSAGLLYLDSLKSREDFRSYVKWCERNEQCRRLQLRDLLVVPLQRLTRYPLLLRNIAKKCEAEEESRGLQAVAEQVDTSICDLEGKVKWLDNYQKVKQLRDALVWLPLWERDKRAFIPENLKHLLKAVTLENLISHRSLLHEGKLVLTENTKLIDVYLFLFDEFLLITKIKRNKKRSVGPDQNPLRLQNLSLDQLLKEGCTFTVMDQPVSLDRLQLRNIDQLNASTSGLPHSFIVTHQNRYRQSIGAFVLQAASESIKRVWMSKIEGAVSALLKLESQQLGMKSSPLWLESSQI; translated from the exons ATGTCTACACTTCTTCTACAAGATAAAGACCAGGACGACGAGAAGAAGCTGGATTGGGGCTACATCGAGTGGGCCGAAAATGAAGTCGTCGCTGCAGGTGTGGCGGACGCGCAGACACAAACGGACCCGGGGCCTTTTGAGCACAAGGGGTGTCAAACCAGCAACCCCGTCATCATGCACATAGATCTGCAGCGAGCGCACTCCAGGTGGAGACATTCGTCCCTGGTGGACAATAACAGTTTGGAAGCACCTCTCTCCCACTTTGACCGGCAGGCTCTGGGGCGCATCTCCACATCTCCCACcttgaggaggatgaggagcacgCGGTGCGTCCTGCCGGATACCTGGGATGCCGTCAAGATGGGGAGCACTCAGGAGGAACCTTCCTCCTCTGAGATGAAACCCCTCTCACCAGCTCACAGAGTCACATCTCCTCTGGCGGTGAGCCCCCTCTCTGACAGTGAACCCTGTCATCAACTCGCTCCGTCCTGTGGCCGACAGAGAACCAGATCGCAGAGATCCAAGACGTTTGACAACGGCGTCTCCTCCACCAGCCAGCACTGTCACAGCGCCCATCCTGTTCATAGCACACACTTTGAATTCCCTCAGAGTGACACACAG GAAAAAGATCATTTCCATAGCAG GCTTCAGGAAAGAAGGCGGAGCTCCGTGGTGGTCAGCCTTCCCGGATTGGATGTTTCACCAGGAGATCTTTTTGTGTCCAATGGAGTGGCAGATAGATTATGTAGTTCAAACCTCTCTG ATACTAAGAAGTCAAAGTGGCCTTTCTCAAGGCGTAGTACG AGTAAAGGGAAGTCACAGACAGGCACAGCATCAGATATCGAAAAGTATCTGTCTACGTCAGAGATTCAAGACTGGAGAAACTCTGACCTTCAGAGGTATAAG GACTACTCTCTGGTGGAGTTTCTCCGGGGCCAGTCTTTCCAGGTGGATCCCACCTCAAACGCTCAAGCCTTCAAGAAACAGGAGGCCGTCTGGGAACTTTTCACCAGCGAGTGTGTTTACTTCCTGGATCAGTTAATGGTTCTTAAAGAG GTGTTTTCAACTACACTTGCAAACCTGCAGAATAGAAACTATCTTATGGATATTAACTCCTGGAGGCTGTTTGCAAACCTCAGTGAGCTCTGCCTG gTGAGCTTTGGTTTCCTAAACAACCTCCTCTGTGTCATCAAGGACACTTTGGAGATTACTGGGGGTGTTGGGCCGACCCTATTAGAGCTGCTGAGCAAG GCTTTCCAGGAGAGCATATGCCACTGCCTGCAGAAGTACTGCCTCAACTACTCAGCAGGTCTGCTTTATCTGGACAGCCTGAAGTCCAGAGAGGACTTTAGATCTTACGTGAAG TGGTGTGAGAGGAACGAGCAGTGCCGGAGGCTTCAACTGCGCGACCTGTTGGTGGTGCCGTTGCAGAGGCTAACTAGATACCCGCTGTTGTTGCGGAATATCGCGAAGAAGTGcgaggcagaggaggaaagcAGAGGCCTGCAGGCGGTAGCGGAGCAGGTGGACACATCGATAT GTGATTTGGAGGGAAAGGTGAAATGGCTGGATAACTACCAGAAGGTGAAACAGCTGAGAGACGCACTAGTGTGGCTTCCTTTGTGGGAGAGAGACAAGCGGGCCTTCAtccctgag AATCTAAAACATCTCCTAAAGGCTGTCACTCTGGAGAATCTCATTTCTCACAGAAGTCTGCTGCACGAGGGGAAACTGGTCCTCACAG AAAACACAAAGCTGATTGACGTCTATCTGTTCCTGTTTGATGAATTCCTGCTGATCACAAAGATTAAGAGGAACAAGAAG AGGTCAGTCGGTCCAGATCAGAACCCGCTAAGGCTGCAGAACCTGAGTCTGGATCAGCTGCTGAAGGAAGGATGCACCTTCACGGTGATGGACCAGCCCGTCTCCTTAGACCGACTCCAGCTGAGGAACATAGACCAGCTCAATGCCTCAA CATCAGGACTGCCTCATTCTTTCATAGTCACGCACCAGAATCGGTATCGGCAATCCATCGGTGCGTTTGTTCTGCAGGCCGCATCAGAATCCATCAAG AGAGTGTGGATGTCAAAGATAGAGGGCGCCGTGTCGGCTCTGTTGAAGCTGGAATCTCAGCAGCTGGGAATGAAGAGCTCCCCACTGTGGCTGGAGTCCTCACAGATATGA